The following DNA comes from Verrucomicrobiota bacterium.
ACAGGGTGCCGCGTTCACTCCGCGCACGTCAATTTTCCCGGTGACGGCGGCGGTGATGAGGGCGGTGCGGTATTCCAGCAGACGCTCCACCGCCGACTCCACCTTCCCCACCAGTGCATCGAGTTTCGCCGTCTCCTTGTCCAGATATGCGGCGATGGCGAGTTGTTCGGGCTGATGCCCTTCGACAAACCAAGCAAAATAGTAGGGTGACACGGACTTTTTAATAGGAATGACACCTTTGATGTCCTGATTAATCGTCATTCGTTTTGTCGTGATCCCTACGGGGATGCTGTGGCGCAAGATGCCTGACCGAGCGACAAGCAGCATAGTCTCTGGCGGCACTGATGTGGTTGTGGTTTCTGTTAAGGCGAGTTCGGTAATATGATCAATAGTGTCAGTGATTCGGAAAGATTTCATGTCCTTTGGAGAAACCCAGGGAAGGTCACCACCCCAATATTCAGGCGTCTCCGTCGGAGGGGTACCGCCGCTTGTAAAACGGAATAGGTATTGTAATTTTTTCACCTCCCAATGCTTTGGGATGTCGCCGAGCCAGTCGAGGCCGGAGGGTTTGAGGGGCGGGTTTATGGGGAGGCTGGCGACTTTGGCGGCGGCAGGGGGCAGGCCGCGAGGGACGGTGCGGGAGATGACCGCGGTGCGCTTCTCTTTCAGTCGCTCGATCAATTCCCGCTTCTTCGCCACCAGCCGGTCAATTCGTCCCGTCTCCCGGTCCAGAAATGCTGCGATGGAACGCTGCTCGGCGGGAGGCGCGATTGGCAGCACGCAGTTGCCGATGAAATCCCAACTGGCTCGCGGCATTTTCGAGCCGTAGGTGGACGAATCTACGAGCTTGATAAAGCCGTCACTGAGCAGGGCGTAGCGAAGAGAGACGCGGTCGAACTCGACGCCATTGAGCACGAGTAACTCGGTGGAGCAGAGTCCGTCGAAGTCCGGGTTGCACGCCTTTGCCAAGTAGGGCCGCAGTTTCCCGAAGAGCGTGTGCCCAGCCTTGAATGCGTTGGCCGTGCCAGTGGGAACGACGTCTGGGTTGATGGGCAAAAGCCGCCCCGTCCAAGACTCAATGTTCTCCATCCCGATGTAGGGAACTGGATTCTCTTCGTCGGCTTCAACTTTCTTGTCCGTCAAATACGCAGCCATCTTGAGCCGCTTCACCGCCCAATGCACCGGGACGTCGTCGAGCCATTCGACGCCGCTGGGTTTGGTGCGCGGGTAAGCTGGAAGCTTCATGGCTGGCCTCCGTTCTGTGAATCCCAACGTACAGGTTGCGTCACCGCGCCACATCATCGTCACCTGACGCAACCCCGTTGGGGTTGATGAACAAATAGGCGATTCGTTTCCCAGCAACGGTGTTAATTTTTGCAACTGTTTTCGGTGATTTTTTTATCCGTGG
Coding sequences within:
- a CDS encoding restriction endonuclease subunit S, which produces MKLPAYPRTKPSGVEWLDDVPVHWAVKRLKMAAYLTDKKVEADEENPVPYIGMENIESWTGRLLPINPDVVPTGTANAFKAGHTLFGKLRPYLAKACNPDFDGLCSTELLVLNGVEFDRVSLRYALLSDGFIKLVDSSTYGSKMPRASWDFIGNCVLPIAPPAEQRSIAAFLDRETGRIDRLVAKKRELIERLKEKRTAVISRTVPRGLPPAAAKVASLPINPPLKPSGLDWLGDIPKHWEVKKLQYLFRFTSGGTPPTETPEYWGGDLPWVSPKDMKSFRITDTIDHITELALTETTTTSVPPETMLLVARSGILRHSIPVGITTKRMTINQDIKGVIPIKKSVSPYYFAWFVEGHQPEQLAIAAYLDKETAKLDALVGKVESAVERLLEYRTALITAAVTGKIDVRGVNAAPCESISSIPSIPSIPSIPSIPSIKPGPGTPPRNKN